In Chitinophagales bacterium, a genomic segment contains:
- the deoC gene encoding deoxyribose-phosphate aldolase, with amino-acid sequence MEKKREQSAVRNLEGGDIASKIDYTLLRQDTTLKQIKKLCDEALSHHFASVCVPPYFVRNAFQFLEDSKIKIATVIGFPLGYCTSFIKVEEAKKAMDDGASELDVVMNLAAFFSGNDNDVLQELQSITTLAHLKSKMVKLIIETGLLADDDVKRACKLAVKADVDFVKTSTGFNGEGASIEVIEKIRDLLPKKMKIKASGGIKTREQVIAFLKAGADRIGTSSAVEIMESVTAE; translated from the coding sequence ATGGAAAAGAAGCGTGAGCAAAGTGCAGTCCGGAATCTTGAAGGCGGAGATATAGCATCAAAGATCGATTACACCTTATTAAGGCAGGATACTACCCTGAAGCAGATAAAAAAGCTTTGCGACGAGGCATTAAGCCACCATTTCGCCTCGGTTTGCGTTCCTCCTTATTTTGTGCGTAATGCCTTTCAGTTCTTAGAAGATTCTAAAATTAAAATTGCCACGGTTATCGGCTTTCCTTTAGGGTACTGCACTTCCTTTATTAAAGTGGAAGAAGCAAAGAAAGCGATGGACGACGGAGCAAGTGAGCTGGATGTGGTGATGAACCTGGCAGCTTTTTTCTCTGGAAATGATAATGATGTTTTGCAGGAGCTGCAGAGTATCACCACGCTCGCACACCTAAAAAGCAAAATGGTAAAGCTGATCATAGAAACCGGCCTACTTGCCGATGATGATGTAAAGCGTGCGTGTAAACTGGCTGTGAAAGCAGATGTTGATTTCGTAAAGACATCCACGGGATTTAACGGTGAAGGAGCTTCTATAGAAGTGATAGAGAAGATTCGGGATCTTCTTCCCAAGAAAATGAAGATTAAAGCATCGGGTGGAATAAAAACCAGGGAACAGGTAATCGCTTTCTTAAAAGCAGGGGCAGAC